Below is a genomic region from Brassica oleracea var. oleracea cultivar TO1000 chromosome C9, BOL, whole genome shotgun sequence.
ACTGAGACGGATAACCTGGGCTGACTTGTAGATTTCAAGAGTGTCCTTGACAGCTTGTACCCTAGCAGCTCCAGTCTTGGAATAAAAGAGGTAACGGTGATAGTCTCCCTTCATTTTGAGGTAGAATACTTTGGAGTCATCCGTGGATGCATTAGGAAGGAGGTGAGAGTCGATAAGGTTGAAAATACGATCACAAATGTTGTTGATCTCAGTCTCAATCTTGACTCTGTGGTCCTTAATAAAGGAGACGTTGTCAGTGTTTCCCTTTTTTGTTTCCTTCTTTTCGATAGAACGAATACGCTTCAACGAAGCCCTCCTACCAGCAATAAAATTCTTGTAGGCAATAGACAAGAGGTTCTTCTTCAGGAGTAAGCTCGGCAGTGTCAACGGTCTTTGCAACTTTGTCCATGAATTCAACCATATCATTAATTCATTATATTGCTCAGCACGTTGGCTAACTTGGCCGGTTAGATATTTTGTTTCCGGGAAGACATCTATCTATGCACGCACATGAAACAAAATAAAATCATAGCCAAATCAATACTGAGACACAAACTCATCAAAGACAACATTACTGCACAGCACCCAAAAAAACACACAAGCGACCACTATCCAGGGGGCAACAAGAGTGAAATCCCCACAGAGGAAACCAGAGAGCCGTACCTTGGGATCTTTGGAATTAGGGTTTTTGAATTCGAAGAGTATAAGAGCATGTTTATAGGCATACCTTAGGAATGGTTTTTAGCTTAATTCGGAATTAAAATAAATGAAAAATGGTGTTTAAAGGAAGAGGCGTCCCTTAATTAGCACCTCGAAGACACGCCTCTTATAGGGCACGTGTCGTAGTATTACTGGGGGGACTCGCGGTGTCGGGGTTTCGAGCGTGTTTCTTTTTTTTCTTTTTTCTCTTTCGGTTCCTATTCTCTCCTCGCGAAAGGCGATGGCGATTTGAATGGCGATTCTCTCCTCTTGGTGGCTCTCGTCGACGAAACGGTGACGGTTCTAGCGGTGGGTCTCGGCGACGAAGGGAAACGGAGACCTTTCTATCAGTGGCTCTCATCGACCAAGGAAAACGCCGACCTCTCTCTCTATCGGTGGCTCTCTGAGACGGGTAACAACGGTGTTCCTTGCGGCTGAGGCGAATCGAAAAGGTAAAGCTGAGGCTCCTATATGTTTATGTTTCAATCTTTCAATGCATGTCTTAGATTTTTCTTCGTGAATCTTTCATAATACATCTCTGATTTGTTTTGATTTGTTGGTGTTTTTGTGTCTTTAGGTGGATTGATCAAGAGGCATGAGCCAGGTAGATTATTTCCTTCTTCATCGTCAATTTCAAAATACACATCCTCTGATTTTTTTTTTTTTGATTTGTTTCTGTCTGTTTTAACAGTCTTTAGGTGAATTGATCAAGAGAAATGCAGAGATGGAGATGAAAAAAATGGAGGTATGATTCTCAATCAAAATACATTGTGGACCGGTTTAAACAGATTTGGTGTTGGTTTGGATTGAATATTTAATCGAATAGTTTCTTTGAAAATTAATAAATATCTTTAAATTGTTTTGAAGTTTGAATTGAAAGTGTGATCAATGTGTGAATTAAATCGTTGGTTAGTGTGATCAATGCGCGAATTGGATCAATGTTTGAAAGCGTTTCTAATGATTCTTCATTTGTTTTCTGTGTTTGTGTCGCTACATGGATGAATCGAGAGGCATGATACTGGCATGATCCAGGATTGATCAAGAGACGTGAAGTGGGCACAAAACCTGTCTCTTTGTCAGACAAAACCACCACGATCGTAAATGTACTTTCTCTTTGATCTTTCTAGATGTATAAACGTGATTGTGATTCAAGATTGCGAACGTTGATGAAATTAATTCGAGTTTAATCTTGTTTGAAACGAATTGAATTGTAGGTTTGTGTTAGGTTAGATAATAAATAGAGTGGTTAGTGTAAGATAATGGTTGACTTATGTAATAAATATAGTTTATGGCTAGATTGAAATGAATGTTCTTAGATAAATGTGTGACGATTGTGTTGTGTGATGAATGCTCATAGATAAATGTCAACTCGGTTATGGTTGGTTGTGATCAATGCTTGATCGTTCTCTTCAATCTATAAACCGTGTGATTCTCTTCCCTCTTTCTCACCTTTCTTCTTTTCTTTATCTCTTCCTTGTTCAAACATTGTTCTTTTATTTCTCTCTTTCTTGAGCGTCTTCCTGATATGGATTCTTATCCATCCACTGGAACTAGCAAGTTTGTTGAACTACTTAATAGTCAACAAATTGTTTCCTTAGGTAACTTTGAAGATAGTGTTGAACTATCTTCATCACAAGTTCCATTTCTAGGCAGTGTAGGAACCGAAGCTTCAAAATTTGATGGAGACAGTGTTGCAGAGCGTAGAGAATGACGGAAATGGACACCAACGGATGATGTTGTCCTGATCAGCTCGTGGTTAAACACGAACAATGATCCTGTGGTTGGCAATGAGCAAAAATCCACGGGTTTTTGAAAAGGATAGCTGCTTACTTTTTGACAAGTCCTCTGGTTGCTGGCTGCGAAGAGAGAGAGACAGCCCACTACAAGCAATAATGGCATAGGATCAATGACCTCGTCTCCAAGTTCTGTGGAGCTTATGAAGCGGCTACTAGATAAAAAACTAGCGGCCAGAATGAGAACGATGTTGTGAAGCTTGCTCATCAGATATTCTACAACAACTACAACAAGAGGTTTACTCTTGAAAACGCTTGGAAGGAGTTGCGGCACGACCAGAAGTGGTGTGAGTTGGCTACTGCTAAAAACGAAGGGAGCTTGAAGAAGAGGAAGTGTGAGGACGGTGGAGATTCAGAGAGTTCTCAAGCAACTGCGAACAAGCGTCCCCCTGGTGTGAAGGCCGCAGAGAAAGGTTCTCACAAGACGGTGGTAAAGGATAATACTCTTAATGAGTTTGAGACTATGTGGACAATCAAACAGGCGGATTTGGCCGCGAAAGAAAGGTTGTCTAAGCTGAGTCTGCTTGACAGTCTCATTGGAAAAAAAGAACCCCTAGCCGAGTATGAAGAAGCCC
It encodes:
- the LOC106315008 gene encoding glutathione S-transferase T2-like; translation: MSQSLGELIKRNAEMEMKKMEIFYNNYNKRFTLENAWKELRHDQKWCELATAKNEGSLKKRKCEDGGDSESSQATANKRPPGVKAAEKGSHKTVVKDNTLNEFETMWTIKQADLAAKERLSKLSLLDSLIGKKEPLAEYEEALKKKLINDLLSN